The following proteins are co-located in the Acidobacteriota bacterium genome:
- a CDS encoding PQQ-binding-like beta-propeller repeat protein — MRGRLLILAGLVSASFAGVPSIAGLAQSPDAGSREWRVYGGDASSAHYSPLAQITTANVSRLEVAWRYEVAEAGGSPFSPIMVDGVVFVVTPGGRLVALDAASGSVKWEWTPGLGRNPVRGVTYWADGPTHRDARILAGFGRYVYAVDAVTGRVITTFGAEGRLDLHQDLGRDPERQSVGLTTPGVVYRDLFIVGGRTSEGLPASPGDVRAYDVRSGRLRWSFHTIPHPGEPGYETWPKDAWTYIGSANNWAGMSVDAARGIVYVPTGSAAADFYGANRLGDNLYANTLLALDAATGRRRWHFQAVRHDIWDRDFPSPPVLVRLRRDGRMVDAVAQPTKAGVVFVFDRATGTPLFPIEERRVPPSTVDGEVAAPAQPWPTRPVPFARQRLTEDLLTNRTPAMRAWALEQFRSFRSDGQFVPLSVGKDTVIFPGFDGGAEWGGSAVDPATGVLYVNANDIAWTGALAPVPPADLGRQTYFTQCAACHGADLGGVAGQAPALAPIATAPRSAADVRAIVRSGSARMPGFSSLSTDALDAVVRYVVSGGTAGAGATPPSPVDLKYRFTGYKRFLDPEGFPAVAPPWGTLNAIDLNTGELEWKIPLGEYPALAAQGLKDTGSENYGGPIVTAGGVLFIGATVFDRKFRAFDKHTGALLWETTLPNSATATPITYDAGGRQFVVVTAFGKAPNAGETGAFIAYTLPRP; from the coding sequence ATGCGCGGGCGTCTGCTGATCCTGGCCGGGCTGGTCTCTGCATCGTTCGCCGGCGTGCCGTCGATCGCGGGTCTTGCGCAGTCGCCGGACGCGGGCTCACGCGAATGGCGTGTCTACGGCGGCGACGCGTCGAGCGCGCACTACTCGCCGCTGGCGCAGATCACGACAGCGAACGTGTCGCGCCTCGAGGTCGCGTGGCGGTACGAGGTCGCCGAGGCGGGCGGCTCGCCCTTCAGCCCCATCATGGTCGACGGCGTCGTGTTCGTCGTCACGCCGGGCGGACGCCTCGTGGCCCTCGACGCGGCCAGCGGTTCGGTCAAGTGGGAATGGACGCCTGGCCTGGGACGCAACCCGGTGCGCGGCGTGACCTACTGGGCGGACGGCCCCACCCATAGAGACGCGCGCATCCTCGCCGGGTTCGGCCGCTACGTCTACGCGGTGGACGCGGTCACGGGCCGCGTCATCACGACGTTCGGCGCGGAGGGACGGCTCGATCTGCACCAGGACCTCGGCCGCGATCCCGAGCGCCAATCGGTGGGGCTCACGACGCCCGGCGTCGTCTACCGCGATCTGTTCATCGTCGGGGGACGCACGAGCGAAGGACTGCCGGCCTCTCCCGGCGACGTGCGCGCGTACGACGTGCGATCGGGCCGGCTGCGCTGGTCGTTCCACACGATTCCGCATCCGGGCGAGCCCGGCTACGAGACGTGGCCGAAAGACGCCTGGACCTACATCGGATCCGCGAACAACTGGGCCGGCATGTCGGTCGACGCCGCGCGCGGCATCGTCTACGTGCCGACCGGATCGGCGGCCGCCGACTTCTACGGCGCGAACCGGCTGGGCGACAACCTCTACGCGAACACGCTGCTCGCGCTCGACGCGGCGACGGGCCGGCGGCGCTGGCACTTCCAGGCCGTGCGCCACGACATCTGGGATCGCGATTTCCCCTCGCCGCCCGTGCTGGTCCGCCTCCGGCGCGACGGCCGGATGGTGGATGCCGTGGCGCAGCCGACGAAGGCCGGCGTCGTCTTCGTGTTCGATCGTGCGACCGGCACGCCGTTGTTTCCGATCGAGGAACGCCGCGTGCCGCCGAGCACGGTGGATGGCGAGGTCGCGGCGCCGGCGCAGCCGTGGCCGACGAGGCCCGTGCCGTTCGCGCGCCAGCGGCTCACCGAAGACCTCCTGACGAACCGCACGCCGGCGATGCGCGCGTGGGCGCTGGAGCAGTTCCGATCGTTCCGGAGCGACGGGCAGTTCGTGCCGTTGAGCGTCGGCAAGGACACCGTGATCTTTCCCGGATTCGACGGCGGCGCCGAATGGGGTGGCTCGGCGGTCGATCCGGCGACCGGCGTGCTCTACGTCAACGCGAACGACATCGCGTGGACCGGCGCGCTCGCGCCGGTTCCACCGGCGGACCTCGGCAGGCAGACCTACTTCACCCAGTGCGCCGCGTGCCACGGCGCGGATCTCGGCGGCGTCGCCGGCCAGGCGCCGGCTCTGGCACCGATCGCCACAGCGCCGCGGAGCGCTGCCGACGTGCGCGCCATCGTGCGGAGCGGCAGCGCGCGCATGCCGGGATTCAGCTCGCTGTCGACCGACGCGCTCGACGCCGTCGTGCGCTACGTCGTTTCGGGCGGCACTGCCGGCGCCGGCGCAACGCCGCCATCGCCCGTCGACCTGAAGTACCGGTTCACTGGATACAAGCGCTTTCTCGATCCCGAAGGCTTTCCCGCCGTGGCGCCGCCCTGGGGCACGCTCAACGCCATCGATCTGAACACCGGCGAGCTCGAGTGGAAGATCCCGCTCGGCGAGTATCCGGCTCTCGCCGCGCAGGGGCTGAAGGACACGGGCTCGGAGAACTACGGCGGGCCGATCGTCACGGCAGGCGGCGTGCTGTTCATCGGCGCGACGGTCTTCGACCGGAAGTTCCGCGCGTTCGACAAGCACACCGGCGCGCTGCTGTGGGAAACCACCTTGCCGAATTCCGCCACCGCGACGCCGATCACCTACGACGCCGGCGGCCGCCAGTTCGTCGTCGTCACCGCCTTCGGCAAGGCGCCGAATGCCGGAGAGACGGGCGCGTTCATCGCCTACACTCTGCCGCGTCCGTGA
- a CDS encoding Gfo/Idh/MocA family oxidoreductase, protein MKDPLHLAFLGCGFITRVHSRRLRSLRNEFRLSYASRDRAKAESFRRQYGGVGAYGHYMEAIGDPAVDAVVVAVPPVFHLSLAEGALAAGKHVLVEKPAFPRLADYESAVRARDRARTVVLVGENDHYKPLAVELRRLLAGDAVGDVVFVQVSTIAHRPKPAEDWRNDERMAGGDAFFEEGIHWLHLANSLGPSITSIHGYRPAVATSASGDVRVKSMLISFRYDTGAVGSLFYSREIPSLFMGLRLSKIFGRRGVITFESNGALVVARGRGLPRVRFPGYHDIRGYRAMYRDFAAAIRGGRQPEMSLERAIGDHRLMDQVYATVGPAGQ, encoded by the coding sequence TTGAAAGATCCGCTTCACCTCGCGTTCCTGGGGTGCGGGTTCATCACCCGGGTGCACAGCCGCAGGCTCCGGTCGCTTCGGAACGAATTCCGGCTGAGCTATGCCAGCCGGGATCGCGCGAAGGCCGAATCGTTCCGGCGCCAGTACGGGGGCGTCGGCGCCTACGGTCATTACATGGAGGCGATCGGCGATCCGGCGGTCGACGCCGTGGTCGTGGCGGTTCCGCCGGTGTTTCACTTGTCGCTGGCCGAGGGCGCGCTCGCCGCCGGCAAGCACGTGCTCGTGGAAAAGCCTGCGTTCCCGCGGCTCGCCGACTACGAGTCGGCGGTACGCGCGCGCGATCGCGCCCGCACGGTCGTGCTCGTCGGCGAGAACGATCACTACAAGCCGCTCGCGGTCGAGCTGCGCCGGTTGCTGGCCGGCGACGCGGTCGGCGACGTGGTCTTCGTGCAGGTGTCGACGATCGCTCATCGGCCGAAGCCGGCGGAGGACTGGCGGAACGACGAGCGGATGGCCGGCGGCGATGCCTTCTTCGAGGAAGGCATCCACTGGCTGCACCTGGCCAACAGCCTGGGGCCGTCGATCACGTCCATTCACGGCTACCGTCCCGCCGTGGCGACGTCGGCGTCGGGCGACGTGCGCGTCAAGAGCATGCTGATTTCATTTCGCTACGACACCGGCGCGGTCGGGTCGCTGTTCTACTCGCGGGAGATTCCCTCGTTGTTCATGGGGCTGCGGCTGTCGAAGATCTTCGGCCGGCGCGGCGTCATCACGTTCGAGTCCAACGGCGCGCTCGTCGTCGCGCGCGGTCGCGGCCTGCCGCGGGTGCGCTTCCCCGGTTACCACGACATCCGGGGCTACCGGGCGATGTATCGCGACTTCGCCGCGGCGATTCGCGGCGGCCGTCAGCCGGAGATGAGCCTCGAGCGCGCCATCGGCGATCATCGGCTGATGGATCAGGTCTACGCGACCGTCGGGCCAGCGGGGCAGTGA
- a CDS encoding GMC family oxidoreductase — translation MTDRFDVVIIGSGAGGGTMARALAGSSARVLVLERGGPVAQEPENWNPAAVWRDLRYRVSEQWVGGDGSPFVPYTHYSVGGNTRFWGSVLYRLRREDFQPIEHADGISPAWPIDYETLAPYYDRAEAWYFVHGQHGADPTDPPRGPFPHAPIPHTGVMPAIVERLRGLGLHPAPLPLGLIAPGEPGGCCLCNTCNSFPCRIRAKSDADVCGIQPALRHENVELWTHADARRLVTDPSGRRVESVEVVRGGETVRVGASIVVASCGAVNSAALLLRSASGRHPNGLGNSSGLVGRRYMAHLATMMQGFHPARRNPTVFQKTVALNDFYREGPSSRFPLGHVQSQGRTHGVMAKVVGDTIVPGIPLWAYDAWVARGVDWLAMSEDLPRDDNRVVVDAAGRIHLVYEPNNVAPHRQLVREMTRVLHWLGFWKVMAHSHLHRNTTHQCGTLCFGADPRTSVLDPWCRSHDVENLFVVDASFFPSSAAVNPGLTIVAQAIRVADHIKDTELR, via the coding sequence GTGACGGATCGGTTCGACGTCGTCATCATCGGCAGCGGCGCTGGCGGCGGCACGATGGCACGGGCGCTGGCCGGCTCGTCGGCGCGCGTGCTGGTCCTCGAGCGCGGCGGGCCCGTCGCGCAGGAGCCCGAGAACTGGAACCCCGCGGCGGTCTGGCGCGACTTGCGCTATCGCGTGTCGGAGCAGTGGGTGGGCGGCGATGGATCGCCCTTCGTGCCGTACACGCACTACAGCGTCGGCGGCAACACGCGGTTCTGGGGGAGCGTGCTCTACCGGCTGCGCCGGGAGGACTTCCAGCCGATCGAGCACGCCGACGGGATCTCGCCGGCGTGGCCGATCGACTACGAGACGCTCGCGCCGTACTACGACCGCGCCGAAGCGTGGTACTTCGTGCACGGCCAGCACGGCGCCGATCCCACCGATCCGCCGCGCGGGCCGTTTCCCCACGCGCCGATCCCGCACACCGGCGTCATGCCGGCGATCGTCGAGCGGCTTCGCGGCCTGGGGCTGCATCCGGCGCCGCTGCCGCTCGGCCTGATCGCGCCCGGCGAGCCGGGCGGCTGCTGCCTCTGCAACACCTGCAACTCGTTCCCCTGCCGGATCCGCGCGAAGAGCGACGCGGACGTCTGCGGCATCCAGCCGGCGCTCCGTCACGAGAACGTGGAGCTGTGGACGCACGCCGACGCGCGGCGGCTCGTCACCGATCCGAGCGGCCGTCGCGTGGAGAGCGTCGAGGTCGTGCGGGGGGGCGAGACCGTGCGGGTGGGCGCGTCGATCGTGGTCGCGTCGTGCGGCGCCGTGAACTCGGCCGCGCTGCTGCTGCGATCGGCGAGCGGCCGGCACCCCAACGGGCTCGGCAACTCGTCGGGGCTCGTCGGCCGCCGCTACATGGCGCACCTGGCGACCATGATGCAGGGCTTCCATCCGGCGCGGCGCAACCCGACGGTGTTCCAGAAGACGGTCGCGCTCAACGACTTCTATCGCGAAGGACCGTCGTCGCGCTTTCCGCTCGGCCACGTGCAGTCGCAGGGGCGCACGCACGGCGTGATGGCCAAGGTCGTCGGCGACACGATCGTGCCCGGCATCCCGCTCTGGGCCTACGACGCGTGGGTGGCGCGCGGCGTCGACTGGCTGGCGATGTCGGAGGATCTGCCCCGCGACGACAACCGCGTGGTCGTCGACGCCGCGGGCCGGATCCACCTCGTGTACGAGCCGAACAACGTCGCGCCCCATCGCCAGCTCGTGCGGGAGATGACGCGCGTGCTGCACTGGCTCGGGTTCTGGAAGGTGATGGCGCACTCGCACCTCCATCGCAACACGACCCATCAGTGCGGCACACTGTGCTTCGGCGCCGACCCGCGAACCTCGGTGCTCGATCCGTGGTGCCGCAGCCACGACGTCGAGAACCTCTTCGTCGTGGACGCGTCGTTCTTCCCCTCGTCGGCGGCCGTCAATCCCGGCCTGACGATCGTCGCGCAGGCGATCCGCGTGGCGGATCACATCAAGGACACGGAGCTCAGGTAG
- a CDS encoding VOC family protein has protein sequence MRVRTFSHVGITVSDFNRAVRFYWEVFGCPLVGVADTPSERVRAFFGVDAPAPTCKIGWIRVPGGGVLEIFEFRPDQPPAPVPWNRVGLTHLSFNVRNLPRWHDALVRKGVECVSRPERSPRGHSFFFCRDFDGNLIELMDLGYMYYVLGWLGPLGGWLFRRGMYSQYYR, from the coding sequence ATGCGAGTCCGAACGTTCAGTCACGTCGGGATCACGGTGTCGGACTTCAATCGCGCCGTGCGGTTCTACTGGGAGGTGTTCGGCTGCCCGCTCGTGGGCGTCGCGGACACGCCGTCCGAGCGCGTGCGCGCGTTCTTCGGCGTCGACGCGCCCGCGCCCACGTGCAAGATCGGCTGGATCCGCGTGCCCGGCGGCGGCGTCCTCGAGATCTTCGAGTTCCGGCCGGATCAGCCGCCCGCGCCCGTGCCGTGGAACCGCGTCGGGCTCACGCACCTCTCGTTCAACGTCAGGAACCTGCCACGCTGGCACGACGCGCTCGTGCGCAAGGGCGTCGAGTGCGTCAGCCGTCCGGAGCGATCGCCGCGCGGGCACTCGTTCTTCTTCTGCCGGGACTTCGACGGGAACCTGATCGAGCTGATGGATCTCGGCTACATGTACTACGTGCTCGGCTGGCTGGGCCCGCTCGGCGGATGGCTGTTCAGGCGCGGGATGTACAGCCAGTACTACCGGTGA
- the sthA gene encoding Si-specific NAD(P)(+) transhydrogenase codes for MRYDLVVIGGGPAGEKAAVAAAFFGKRVALVEASPAGPGGAAAHTGTLPSKTLRESALYLTGFRRRELYDMVREPLGDGRPLTATLTRRLATVRRLQTDQIRANLARHGVDLVQAHGSFVDPHGVRAGDRVLDAEHVLIATGSSPRRPPGFDFGDPEVFDSDTVLGLDRVPASLAIVGGGVIGSEYACVFAALGTTITLIESGSRLLSFLDREISDAIAAAMQRQGITVRFDDAVARIERCDDDLVLTLESGRTEVVDRVLVSAGRTGNTAGLNPSAAGVALDARGLVVVDRHFRSSQPNVFAAGDVIGRPALASASIEQGRMAVGEMFGLAFPERDWRALASGIYTIPEACACGPTEEELVSSGVPIVVGRTSIMDNARGQIIGDTDGFLKLIFHRDTTRLLATHLICERATELIHIGQAVMRLGGGLDYFLETVMTYPSLSDAYKQAAYDALGKLEGRSAGAVGHAG; via the coding sequence ATGCGCTACGACCTCGTCGTCATCGGAGGCGGACCGGCCGGCGAGAAGGCCGCCGTGGCGGCGGCCTTCTTCGGCAAGCGCGTGGCGCTCGTCGAGGCATCGCCGGCAGGACCTGGCGGCGCCGCCGCGCACACCGGCACGCTGCCATCGAAGACGCTTCGCGAGAGCGCGCTCTATCTCACGGGGTTCCGCCGGCGCGAGCTGTACGACATGGTGCGCGAGCCATTGGGCGACGGCCGGCCCCTCACCGCCACGCTCACCCGCCGGCTCGCGACCGTCCGCCGGCTCCAGACCGACCAGATTCGAGCGAACCTGGCCCGGCATGGCGTGGACCTCGTCCAGGCTCACGGCTCCTTCGTCGATCCGCACGGCGTGCGCGCGGGCGATCGCGTGCTCGACGCCGAGCACGTGCTCATCGCCACCGGATCGAGTCCCCGCCGGCCGCCCGGGTTCGATTTCGGCGATCCCGAGGTGTTCGACAGCGACACCGTGCTGGGTCTCGATCGCGTGCCGGCGTCGCTCGCGATCGTCGGTGGCGGCGTCATCGGCAGCGAGTACGCCTGCGTGTTCGCGGCGCTCGGCACGACGATCACGCTGATCGAATCGGGCAGCCGGCTGCTCTCGTTCCTCGACCGCGAGATCTCCGACGCCATCGCCGCCGCCATGCAGCGTCAAGGCATCACCGTGCGCTTCGACGACGCGGTCGCGCGCATCGAGCGGTGCGACGACGACCTCGTGCTGACGCTCGAGAGCGGCCGCACGGAGGTCGTCGACCGGGTGCTCGTGTCCGCGGGCCGGACGGGCAACACGGCGGGACTGAATCCGAGCGCGGCCGGCGTCGCGCTGGACGCGCGCGGGCTCGTCGTCGTCGACCGTCACTTCCGCAGCTCGCAGCCCAACGTCTTCGCCGCCGGTGACGTCATCGGCCGGCCGGCGCTCGCCTCGGCGTCGATCGAGCAGGGCCGTATGGCGGTCGGCGAGATGTTCGGCCTCGCGTTCCCCGAGCGCGACTGGCGCGCGCTCGCGTCGGGCATCTACACGATTCCGGAGGCGTGCGCGTGCGGCCCGACCGAGGAAGAGCTGGTCTCGTCGGGCGTGCCGATCGTCGTCGGCCGCACGTCCATCATGGACAACGCGCGCGGGCAGATCATCGGCGACACCGACGGCTTCCTGAAGCTGATCTTCCATCGCGACACGACGCGGCTGCTCGCGACGCACCTGATCTGCGAGCGCGCGACCGAGCTGATTCACATCGGGCAGGCCGTCATGCGCCTCGGCGGAGGCCTCGACTACTTCCTCGAGACGGTCATGACGTACCCGTCGCTCAGCGACGCCTACAAGCAGGCCGCGTACGACGCGCTCGGAAAGCTCGAAGGGCGATCCGCCGGCGCGGTGGGGCACGCTGGATGA
- a CDS encoding HlyC/CorC family transporter, which yields MTAVIGISFVLVVLNAVFVAAEFALIAAPKPALEQRASKGDRFAERILGTRESPKRQDEYVATSQIGITLASLGLGMYGEHALAGLLEARMPAVPHVLAAPAVASLLALALLTIVHIVVGEMVPKAVALQHPVPVSRFTHWPMRVTWLICYPLVRLSNGLALLVLRLVGLRRQQAAEQVYTPEELQLIVEESERGGAIRAESSRILQELFEFGDLTAAEIMVPRVRAVGIPLGAGPDELRQIITKQRHTRYPVYDGDLDHIVGMLHVKDLLRSLAANERLGPSDVRRLPVVPETASLDDVLATMQRAHAHLAVVIDEHGGTAGIVALEDLFEEVVGEIDEGAPALAPIAPLPDGSARVAGTVRLDELGQYFEIDLQHEDVDSVSGLVLERLGRLPAVGDVVEYGPLRLEVLSTAGRGVREVRVTRAADAASRDDA from the coding sequence ATGACCGCGGTCATCGGCATTTCCTTCGTGCTCGTGGTGCTGAACGCCGTGTTCGTGGCGGCGGAGTTCGCCCTCATCGCGGCGCCGAAACCGGCCCTCGAGCAGCGCGCCTCGAAGGGCGACCGGTTCGCAGAGCGCATTCTCGGCACGCGCGAGTCACCCAAGCGGCAGGACGAGTACGTCGCCACGTCGCAGATCGGCATCACGCTCGCCAGCCTCGGCCTGGGCATGTACGGCGAGCATGCGCTGGCCGGCCTGCTGGAAGCGCGCATGCCGGCCGTCCCGCACGTGCTCGCCGCGCCGGCAGTCGCGAGCCTGCTCGCCCTCGCCCTGCTCACCATCGTGCACATCGTCGTCGGCGAGATGGTGCCGAAGGCCGTCGCGCTCCAGCATCCCGTGCCGGTCTCGAGATTCACCCATTGGCCGATGCGCGTGACGTGGCTGATCTGCTATCCACTCGTGCGGCTGTCCAACGGCCTCGCGCTGCTCGTGCTCCGGCTGGTGGGCCTGCGGCGGCAGCAGGCGGCCGAACAGGTCTACACGCCAGAGGAGCTGCAGCTCATCGTCGAGGAGAGCGAGCGCGGCGGCGCCATCCGCGCCGAGTCGAGCCGCATTCTGCAGGAGCTGTTCGAGTTCGGCGATCTCACGGCCGCCGAGATCATGGTGCCGCGCGTGCGCGCCGTCGGCATCCCGCTCGGCGCGGGACCCGACGAGCTGCGACAGATCATCACCAAGCAGCGTCACACCCGCTACCCGGTCTACGACGGCGATCTCGACCACATCGTCGGCATGCTCCACGTGAAGGATCTGCTGCGCAGCCTCGCCGCCAACGAGCGGCTCGGGCCGTCCGACGTTCGCCGCCTGCCCGTCGTCCCCGAGACGGCCTCGCTCGACGACGTGCTCGCAACGATGCAGCGGGCGCACGCGCACCTGGCGGTGGTGATCGACGAACACGGCGGCACGGCCGGCATCGTGGCGCTCGAAGATCTCTTCGAGGAAGTGGTGGGCGAGATCGACGAGGGCGCGCCGGCCCTGGCGCCGATCGCGCCGCTGCCCGACGGCTCGGCGCGCGTCGCCGGCACGGTCCGGCTGGACGAGCTGGGTCAGTACTTCGAGATCGACCTCCAGCACGAGGACGTCGACAGCGTGAGCGGGCTGGTGCTCGAGCGCCTCGGCCGGCTGCCGGCGGTGGGCGACGTCGTGGAGTACGGGCCGCTGCGGCTCGAAGTGCTGTCCACGGCGGGACGAGGCGTGCGCGAAGTGCGCGTCACGCGCGCGGCCGACGCGGCCTCGCGAGACGACGCGTAG
- a CDS encoding HlyC/CorC family transporter produces MSATVWIVLAILIGANSLYVAAEFAAVSVRRSRVRRLAEEGGWLARRLLPFLEDAAGLDRYVGVSQIGITLSSLVLGAVAQATLSEAMVPVLNAWLGMSEVTALSLSAGLVLATMTALQLVLGELVPKALALQYPTETALATVLPMRWSLAVFRPLLVVLNGAALLLLRALGAAGHTHRHLHSPEEIDLLIAESRDGGLLEPEEQQRLRRALHLGTRKVRDLMVPLAQLAMLQEGAPAAEILHQATATPYSRLPVYRGSREQVVGFIRVKDLAERYASDGRLGMDRLLRPISRLDEQLPADRAVYELRDRRAHLAAVTDQQNRVIGLITVHDLLNELLGPRTPAGDPPRGEGRERGRR; encoded by the coding sequence ATGTCGGCCACGGTCTGGATCGTCCTCGCGATCCTCATCGGTGCGAACTCGCTGTACGTCGCGGCCGAGTTCGCCGCCGTGAGCGTACGGCGCAGCCGGGTCCGCCGGCTGGCCGAGGAGGGCGGCTGGCTCGCGCGGCGGCTGCTGCCGTTCCTCGAGGACGCCGCGGGCCTCGATCGCTACGTCGGCGTGTCGCAGATCGGCATCACGCTCTCGAGCCTCGTCCTCGGCGCCGTCGCGCAGGCCACACTGAGCGAGGCCATGGTCCCCGTGCTGAACGCGTGGCTCGGCATGAGCGAGGTCACGGCCCTCTCGCTGTCGGCCGGCCTCGTGCTGGCAACGATGACGGCGCTGCAGCTCGTGCTCGGGGAGCTCGTGCCCAAAGCGCTCGCGCTCCAGTACCCGACCGAAACCGCGCTCGCAACCGTTTTGCCGATGCGCTGGTCGCTCGCGGTCTTCCGGCCGCTGCTCGTCGTGCTCAACGGCGCGGCGCTGCTCCTGCTGCGCGCGCTCGGCGCCGCGGGCCACACCCACCGGCATCTCCATTCGCCGGAGGAGATCGACCTGCTGATCGCGGAGAGCCGCGACGGCGGGCTGCTCGAGCCGGAAGAGCAGCAGCGGCTGCGCCGCGCGCTCCACCTCGGCACGCGCAAGGTGCGCGACCTGATGGTGCCGCTCGCGCAGCTCGCGATGCTGCAGGAGGGCGCTCCGGCCGCCGAGATCCTCCACCAGGCGACCGCCACGCCGTACAGCCGGCTGCCGGTGTATCGCGGGTCGCGCGAGCAGGTCGTCGGCTTCATCAGGGTCAAGGATCTCGCCGAGCGCTACGCCTCGGATGGGCGGCTCGGCATGGATCGGCTGCTGCGGCCCATCTCGCGGCTCGACGAACAGCTCCCCGCCGATCGGGCCGTGTACGAGCTTCGCGATCGCCGTGCGCACCTGGCGGCCGTCACCGATCAGCAGAACCGCGTGATCGGCCTCATCACGGTCCACGATCTGCTGAACGAGCTGCTCGGCCCCCGCACGCCGGCCGGGGATCCGCCGCGAGGCGAAGGGCGGGAGCGAGGCCGCCGATGA
- the mscL gene encoding large conductance mechanosensitive channel protein MscL: MFGEFKEFINKGNALDLAVGVIIGAAFGKIVDSLVNDILMPVLSILTGGVDFGARFLVLARGAATYATVADAKAAGVPVLAYGNFLNTVIQFLLIAFALFLIVRQINRVRGAK; the protein is encoded by the coding sequence GTGTTCGGAGAATTCAAGGAATTCATCAACAAGGGCAACGCGCTCGACCTGGCCGTCGGCGTCATCATCGGCGCCGCGTTCGGCAAGATCGTGGACTCGCTCGTCAACGACATCCTCATGCCCGTGCTGTCGATCCTGACCGGCGGCGTGGATTTCGGCGCGCGGTTCCTCGTGCTCGCGCGCGGAGCCGCCACCTATGCCACCGTCGCGGACGCGAAGGCGGCCGGCGTCCCGGTTCTGGCGTACGGCAACTTCCTCAACACGGTGATCCAGTTCCTCCTCATCGCCTTCGCCCTGTTCCTGATCGTCCGCCAGATCAACCGGGTGCGAGGGGCGAAGTGA